A genome region from Penicillium psychrofluorescens genome assembly, chromosome: 3 includes the following:
- a CDS encoding uncharacterized protein (ID:PFLUO_005701-T1.cds;~source:funannotate): MDPLRESQTAPFYAVPARRLVSLEHPAVIRNLDKAIDTLKGNAGINKILNPIKADTPASLVLRPEDAMAQPIQSTSSASNNILLKVTVPKWTGRKRKRGSDEPFADAGPNGAAAENELPQRSSARDLLRSLRDNVSSYDVQPVGRIERTHVFRGMPDFVYSTTASSFTNRFREQILPYDLDKMKQFDIDMGKGALRDVDIIPPPSFSSGDVPFPYIYRQNPTVKISVDQSGELTTVNTQQPAKIATHLVSYDADAVPTSPHEGCPPLNTLDSTLRNTIDALRELFNQRPAWTRRALRNFLTTDEQRTTLRHAIPYVGYIFRSGPWRDAIIKFGVDPRSSPQYRDYQTFMFRILPRDSDGARDGGGGRRHTLPRTEAGVNAALSGTHIFTGEPPLPRDGRIWMARDIQDPQLAAVLYPPTPPDTFLRSTCETIGDGWFGNGTIAKVKTIMRAKIQALIDGHKPADAEFRRVLAFPDHARSEADMVHFTLDSDVPSREMMLATEIRSALKSAPAWRSMAPPTTVSVEKGKGKAVAKGRNTRSRRKDVDEVDEEEIVASESESEGEEEEIERAELLEAQVAAAVANRDAMDEEEDAKMDDGEDSGAE; encoded by the exons ATGGACCCGCTTCGCGAGTCCCAGACGGCCCCCTTCTACGCGGTCCCAGCGCGACGCCTCGTCAGTCTCGAGCATCCAGCCGTGATCCGCAACCTGGACAAAGCGATTGATACCCTGAAGGGAAATGCAGGGATCAATAAG atcctcaaTCCGATCAAAGCAGATACACCGGCCAGCCTGGTCCTGCGGCCCGAGGATGCCATGGCACAGCCAATCCAGTCGACGAGTTCAGCGTCGAATAATATCTTGCTGAAAGTCACTGTTCCCAAATGGACGGGACGTAAACGCAAAAGAGGCTCTGATGAGCCATTTGCAGACGCCGGGCCGAAtggtgctgccgccgaaAATGAGCTGCCTCAGCGGTCCAGTGCAAGAGATTTACTTCGCTCCCTTCGCGATAATGTCTCGAGCTACGACGTGCAGCCAGTAGGTCGTATTGAACGAACCCATGTATTTCGAG GCATGCCGGATTTCGTGTACTCGACAACGGCAAGCTCCTTCACGAACCGGTTTCGGGAGCAGATTTTACCATATGATT TGGACAAAATGAAGCAATTCGACATTGACATGGGCAAAGGAGCCCTCCGGGACGTGGATATTATCCCACCACCCTCCTTCAGCAGCGGAGATGTTCCGTTTCCGTACAT TTACCGTCAAAATCCTACCGTCAAGATCTCCGTCGACCAGTCCGGCGAGCTGACGACAGTGAACACACAACAACCCGCCAAGATCGCCACCCATCTCGTCTCCTACGACGCGGACGCGGTCCCAACGTCGCCGCACGAGGGCTGTCCTCCCCTAAACACCCTCGACAGCACCTTACGCAACACAATCGACGCCCTCAGAGAACTCTTCAACCAACGACCCGCCTGGACCCGCCGCGCGCTACGCAACTTCCTCACAACCGACGAGCAACGCACCACCCTCAGACATGCAATCCCCTACGTGGGCTATATCTTCCGCTCCGGACCCTGGCGCGACGCCATCATCAAATTCGGCGTCGACCCCCGCTCCTCCCCGCAGTATCGAGACTACCAAACCTTTATGTTCCGCATCCTGCCGCGCGACTCAGACGGTGcccgcgacggcggcggcggtcgacGGCACACTCTCCCACGCACAGAAGCGGGCGTCAACGCCGCGCTCTCAGGCACCCACATCTTCACCGGCGAGCCACCCCTCCCGCGCGACGGCCGCATCTGGATGGCTCGCGATATCCAGGATCCGCAGCTCGCCGCAGTGCTCTACCCGCCCACTCCCCCGGACACGTTCTTGCGGTCGACGTGCGAGACAATCGGCGACGGCTGGTTCGGCAACggcaccatcgccaaagtGAAGACCATCATGCGCGCGAAGATCCAGGCGTTGATTGATGGCCACAAACCCGCCGACGCGGAGTTCCGCCGCGTGCTTGCCTTCCCAGACCATGCGCGCTCCGAGGCTGACATGGTGCATTTCACGCTGGATTCGGACGTGCCGAGCCGCGAGATGATGCTTGCTACGGAGATCCGGTCTGCGCTGAAGAGCGCGCCTGCGTGGAGGAGTATGGCTCCGCCGACTACCGTTTCGGTcgagaaagggaaggggaaggcTGTCGCAAAGGGGCGGAATACTCGGTCTAGGAGGAaggatgtggatgaggtggacgaggaggagattgtAGCgagtgagagtgagagtgagggggaggaggaagagattgagCGTGCGGAACTGCTCGAGGCGcaggttgctgctgctgtggcgaATAGGGATGCCatggatgaagaggaggatgcgaAGATGGACGATGGTGAGGATAGTGGTGCGGAGTGA
- a CDS encoding uncharacterized protein (ID:PFLUO_005702-T1.cds;~source:funannotate) gives MAALAMSPPTRQPFASLDTPRMRTLMRSKLNRQNVQNGIAVSAKTPTFIDDDSENVDPATQSLSSKRKRTFEDDEDSLKTTVKPFKTSRMALKVTGPSTPLKITPATPKSAPILKPAGRSPPTKARAFTGRRSTIAKPRPESSKLGVGRPFSLATALGQGKTSSATSSSSSASKPQSPSKGPASWFFDIHVDSEQEEMTNLMQHSTGVLDISDDEGKDAVVDARGKENVPPVELGLEPPRTRASVSAAAAAHKAAISSKMDEDRAPLGELNAADYYAEDCNSFSYAVVYDDADENASGLKKASAFAFASAAPASLSQGASLPQPITASIASLLEAAAPPKPEVDDSKAATAEAVQGAEEKQDPAV, from the exons atggCTGCCCTCGCCATGTCACCTCCCACCCGCCAGCCCTTTGCCAGCCTGGACACTCCGAGGATGCGCACCCTGATGCGGTCCAAGCTGAACCGTCAGAATGTGCAAAATG GCATCGCCGTCTCAGCAAAGACCCCAAccttcatcgacgacgactCCGAGAACGTCGATCCAGCCACCCAATCTCTCTCTAGCAAGCGCAAGCGCACCTtcgaagacgatgaggacAGCCTCAAGACCACGGTCAAGCCCTTCAAGACCTCGCGGATGGCTCTGAAGGTCACCGGTCCCTCCACTCCCCTGAAAATCACGCCCGCCACGCCCAAATCCGCTCCCATCCTGAAACCAGCCGGTCGTTCGCCCCCGACCAAGGCGAGGGCTTTCACCGGTCGCCGGTCGACTATCGCCAAGCCGCGCCCGGAGTCGAGCAAGCTGGGTGTCGGTCGTCCGTTCTCTCTTGCCACGGCCCTGGGACAGGGCAAGACTTCGTCTgccacttcttcttcgtcatcggctTCCAAGCCTCAATCTCCGTCCAAGGGCCCTGCGTCGTGGTTCTTTGATATCCACGTCGACTCTGAGCAGGAGGAGATGACCAACCTCATGCAGCACTCGACGGGCGTGCTGGATATcagcgacgatgagggcAAGGATGCTGTGGTCGACGCCCGCGGGAAGGAAAATGTGCCCCCTGTCGAGCTGGGACTGGAACCCCCTCGCACTCGTGCTTCcgtctctgctgctgctgctgcccaCAAGgcggccatctcctccaagaTGGATGAGGACCGCGCCCCGCTGGGCGAGCTCAACGCCGCAGACTACTACGCCGAGGACTGCAATTCGTTCTCGTATGCGGTTGTCTACGACGACGCGGATGAGAATGCCTCCGGGTTGAAGAAGGCTTCTGCTTTCGCCTTTGCGTCTGCTGCGCCGGCCTCGTTGAGCCAGGGTGCGTCCCTTCCTCAACCCATCACTGCCTCGATCGCTTCCCTGCTCGAAGCTGCCGCCCCTCCCAAACCAGAAGTCGATGATTCCAAGGCTGCTACTGCCGAGGCTGTTCAGGGAGCAGAAGAGAAGCAAGATCCTGCTGTCTGA
- a CDS encoding uncharacterized protein (ID:PFLUO_005703-T1.cds;~source:funannotate): MIFTSATAQQLNKILGLPDSSLSAMPSLIRVIGSLNADMVSVTPRFPDPGETITASSYFTSAGGKGANQAVACGRMSRAQSSTTSDVHVEMLGAAGALDGHFEALLKPTLQKSGVDPSRVQVVKDAYTGVAVIIVDSSAGGENRILFSPGANYTGMQPTSEVLSMGLAAPVPDVILMQGEIPVDTVIGTLRAVKALRDQNRAAGKRGIECGPDVMLNPAPAPPGGLPEDVYGAVDHLILNETEAELMTPPPEQLLRTVPEAEGLEDKEKVARYFHKLGVTYLLITLGSKGAWYSAAEPESSDGGQRFTNQIPAAPVSRVLDTTAAGDTFVGAYAVKVARWRELRRREGKAGQELSAAEKPQRYQSVMDEAMRFATRASARAVERQGAMDSIPWEDEV; the protein is encoded by the coding sequence ATGATCTTCACTTCTGCCACTGCACAGCAACTCAACAAGATCCTCGGCCTTCCCGATTCGAGCCTCTCTGCCATGCCGTCTCTCATCCGAGTCATTGGCTCACTCAATGCCGATATGGTGTCCGTGACACCCCGGTTCCCAGACCCCGGAGAGACCATCACCGCCTCATCCTACTTCACCAGCGCCGGAGGCAAGGGCGCCAACCAAGCAGTCGCCTGTGGGCGCATGTCCCGAGCGCAATCCAGTACTACAAGTGACGTGCACGTCGAGATGCTAGGCGCCGCGGGCGCATTGGACGGGCACTTCGAAGCACTACTGAAACCAACCCTGCAGAAGTCCGGCGTGGACCCGTCGCGCGTGCAGGTGGTGAAGGATGCATATACGGGTGTAGCGGTGATCATTGTCGACTCGTCCGCTGGCGGCGAGAACCGcattctcttttctcctgGTGCAAACTACACGGGCATGCAGCCTACGTCTGAGGTACTAAGCATGGGTCTGGCGGCTCCCGTGCCGGACGTGATCTTGATGCAAGGCGAGATCCCCGTTGACACAGTCATTGGCACACTGCGGGCTGTCAAAGCGCTCCGAGACCAAAACCGTGCTGCTGGCAAGCGCGGTATCGAGTGCGGACCGGATGTCATGTTGAACCCAGCACCGGCACCCCCGGGCGGTTTGCCAGAGGATGTATACGGCGCTGTCGACCATCTCATTCTGAACGAAACGGAGGCTGAGCTgatgacgccgccgccggaACAGCTCCTGCGCACCGTGCCTGAGGCGGAGGGTCTGGAAGACAAGGAGAAGGTGGCACGGTATTTCCACAAGCTGGGCGTGACATACTTGCTCATTACCCTGGGCTCCAAGGGTGCTTGGTACAGTGCCGCAGAACCTGAATCCAGCGACGGGGGCCAGCGGTTCACGAATCAGATTCCTGCAGCGCCCGTGTCTCGGGTCCTGGATACCACGGCGGCAGGCGACACGTTCGTTGGTGCCTATGCGGTCAAGGTCGCGCGGTGGCGggagctgcgccgccgggAGGGCAAGGCCGGGCAGGAATTGTCCGCGGCTGAGAAGCCGCAGCGGTATCAGAGCgtcatggacgaggcgatgCGCTTTGCAACGCGTGCTTCAGCGCGTGCGGTGGAGCGCCAGGGTGCTATGGACAGCATTCCATGGGAGGACGAGGTTTGA
- a CDS encoding uncharacterized protein (ID:PFLUO_005704-T1.cds;~source:funannotate), with the protein MDRRTPYTLSVLAPSTAGADESRTLTEGRLRDFVLEFQLDNAFIYRDQLRQNALVKQYYCDIDIAHLISYNEELAHKLTTEPADIIPLFESALQQCTQRIVYPGQRDITLPSHQLLLHSSASHISIRDLNATNISHLVRIPGIVIGASTISSKATTVHIRCKSCDHSETIRVDGGFSGLSLPRRCARPKEPGEEPNQQCPLDPYVVHHEKCQFVDQQVLKLQEAPDQVPVGELPRHVLISADRYLANRVVPGSRCTVMGIFSIYQAKGGKKEAAVAIRNPYLRAVGLNTDMDQTAKGNSIFSEEEEQEFLELSRRPDLYDALARSIAPSIYGNPDIKKAIVCLLMGGSKKILPDGMKLRGDINVLMLGDPGTAKSQLLKFVEKAAPIAIYTSGKGSSAAGLTASVQRDQTTREFYLEGGAMVLADGGVVCIDEFDKMRDEDRVAIHEAMEQQTISIAKAGITTILNSRTSVLAAANPIFGRYDDLKTPGENIDFQTTILSRFDMIFIVRDDHERGRDEKIARHVMGVHMGGRGLEEQVEAEIPVDKMKRYISYCRSRCAPRLSPEAAEKLSSHFVSIRKQVHRAELEANVRSSIPITVRQLEAIVRISESLAKLSLSPIATEAHVDEAIRLFLASTMDAVTQGEGAGSKELMEECSKIEDELKRRLPIGWSTSLATLRREFVDGRGYTEQALNRALMVLQRRETVQIRSGGSQVYRNGV; encoded by the exons atggatAGACGCACTCCATACACTCTGAGCGTTCTGGCGCCCAGCACCGCCGGTGCAGATGAGTCCCGCACGCTCACCGAGGGCCGGTTGCGCGATTTCGTGCTGGAATTCCAGCTCGACAATGCATTCATCTATCG TGATCAATTACGGCAGAATGCCCTCGTGAAACAGTACTACTGCGACATTGACATTGCCCACCTCATCTCCTATAACGAGGAGCTGGCCCACAAGCTTACCACTGAACCGGCTGATATCATCCCTCTG TTTGAATCAGCGCTGCAGCAGTGCACCCAGCGGATTGTCTACCCGGGGCAGCGAGACATcacccttccctcccaccaacTGCTACTTCACTCCTCCGCGTCACACATCTCGATCCGCGATCTCAACGCTACCAACATTTCTCACCTGGTCCGAATTCCCGGAATCGTCATTGGTGCGTCCACCATCTCGTCCAAGGCGACCACCGTCCACATCCGATGCAAGAGTTGCGACCACAGCGAGACTATTCGCGTCGATGGAGGCTTTTCTGGGTTGTCTTTGCCGCGACGCTGTGCCCGTCCCAAGGAACCCGGCGAGGAACCCAATCAGCAATGTCCCCTGGATCCTTACGTGGTTCACCATGAAAAATGTCAGTTCGTGGACCAGCAAGTTCTGAAGCTGCAAGAAGCCCCCGATCAGGTCCCAGTGGGTGAACTGCCAAGACACGTCCTCATCTCAGCAGATCGGTACCTGGCAAACCGAGTCGTTCCTGGCTCCCGCTGCACCGTGATGGGAATTTTCTCCATCTACCAGGCCAAGGgtggcaagaaggaggccgcCGTGGCCATCCGGAACCCGTATCTGCGAGCAGTGGGACTTAACACCGATATGGACCAAACAGCCAAGGGCaactccatcttctccgaagaagaggaacaagagTTTCTCGAGCTCAGCCGCCGGCCCGACTTGTACGATGCTCTTGCTAGAAGCATTGCCCCGTCCATCTACGGCAACCCGGACATCAAAAAGGCGATCGTCTGTCTGCTGATGGGCGGTTCGAAGAAAATCCTTCCGGACGGAATGAAGCTTCGTGGTGATATCAACGTGCTCATGCTGGGTGACCCCGGTACGGCCAAGTCTCAGCTGTTGAAGTTTGTGGAAAAAGCAGCACCAATTGCCATCTACACCTCCGGTAAGGGCTCTTCGGCTGCCGGTTTGACGGCTTCAGTGCAGCGAGACCAGACTACGCGTGAGTTCTATCTGGAAGGCGGTGCGATGGTCCTTGCGGATGGCGGCGTGGTCTGTATCGATGAGTTTGACAAGATGAGAGACGAGGACCGGGTGGCCATTCACGAGGCAATGGAACAGCAGACCATCTCGATCGCCAAGGCCGGTATCACCACGATCCTCAACTCCCGGACATCTGTCCTGGCCGCAGCCAATCCGATCTTTGGCCGATACGATGACCTGAAGACCCCCGGCGAGAACATCGATTTCCAGACGACCATCCTGTCGCGTTTCGATATGATCTTTATTGTTCGCGATGACCACGAGCGCGGCCGCGATGAGAAGATCGCCCGTCACGTTATGGGCGTACACATGGGCGGTCGAGGTttggaggagcaggtcgaggCCGAAATCCCCGTCGACAAGATGAAGCGATACATCAGCTACTGCCGGAG CCGCTGTGCCCCTCGTCTCTCCCCAGAAGCTGCGGAGAAACTCTCGTCCCATTTCGTGTCGATCCGCAAGCAAGTTCACCGTGCCGAACTGGAAGCCAACGTTCGATCTTCCATCCCGATTACCGTGCGGCAGCTGGAAGCCATTGTCCGTATTTCCGAGTCTCTCGCCAAACTGTCGCTCTCCCCGATCGCCACGGAGGCCCATGTAGATGAGGCCATCCGTCTCTTCCTTGCGTCGACCATGGACGCCGTCACGCAAGGTGAGGGTGCAGGCAGCAAAGAACTCATGGAAGAGTGCAGCAAGATCGAAGACGAGCTGAAGCGCCGCTTGCCCATTGGCTGGAGCACGAGCCTAGCGACGCTGCGTCGCGAGTTTGTTGATGGACGGGGTTACACCGAGCAAGCGCTCAATCGGGCACTCATGGTTCTCCAACGGAGGGAGACGGTACAGATTCGGTCTGGCGGGTCACAAGTCTACCGCAACGGTGTCTAG
- a CDS encoding uncharacterized protein (ID:PFLUO_005705-T1.cds;~source:funannotate) has protein sequence MVSISTLLQPPIVRTGLMPHNSVPTMGYKPPSSRDIPPVTLTNISHVDSKAFQPYLSQVGSLYDLFQQAKEGSAEETTLARGGKSPPKPDDVGSLMPWSPERRSSLMSVSSRPSSPYDRGGRRTSSGSARGRGPAVTPLSTIPPLYFEEDFRLENPRTFDVVSEKSDVVRPPRPPTKDEKHANGSVLEPAQTGRKALATNAILQEKLSWYMDTVEIHLISSISTASKSFFTALGSLRELHAEAADSVQRIQVLRKDLQKIDKEMALGGLKIVNLRRRRENVRMLAAAVSQLRDVVESVSRCEDLVEQGEIEQAADGLEEVEKLMSGEKVSDRLAEGDVEDTELPRRRIDLRGIKALEGASDDLDTLRQRIGIGYESRFLDDLLGDLRQHVQHVASDVTLQRWGASFQRQRGLHRAAASISPAYMNFDKELRSRLHTHLNGLARARYTTPAATSFKTAVLREMKALIRKHLPSSSDDDTESMRSMVSVSTQGGSRQQSQQEKSSILARNLRALDADDAYAMLVGVYSGISEALRRLSVQVKILLDIASGLGEPTTPNIKSPPRSPNPQSIDQNVKFPGPGSAASAMAQDEILQVLDMSSLLGQAVDIAQSQTIKVLKVRSEQTAQLSKEEFLRYFTLNRLFADECEAISGRSGTALKTLVGNQIKDFISRFGEGQRHRIVKVMDADRWDARDFGDPETTILTRILDASTKDIDAWTGVSKIWLPGSENGSAPTAEADATTNGSSKEKIRSAVIDEQKYILPDSAMAIMRSIEEFEYLMANIPNMIQEIAPQLLEILKLFNSRSSQLILGAGATRSAGLKNITTKHLALSSQALSFVVALVPYVREFVRRHGQATPMMAEFDKVKRLCQDHQTGIHEKLVDIMSSRSTVHVTAMKKIDWDSSGTSTAVHPYMETLAKETGTLHRVLTKHLPDMTVELIMGPVFNSYREQWTQAFEEANVETEAGKKRMQTDIEHFRSKLGKISGAGNLGDQLLELVNAKTIASGEAEKSESASEKPEEGSKSPESS, from the exons ATGGTAT CCATTTCgaccctcctccaacccccGATCGTCCGCACCGGTTTGATGCCCCATAATTCCGTGCCGACGATGGGATATAAGCCACCGTCTTCTCGCGACATTCCCCCAGTCACCCTGACCAACATCTCCCACGTGGACTCGAAAGCCTTCCAACCCTATCTCTCGCAGGTGGGCTCGCTGTACGATCTTTTCCAACAAGCAAAAGAAGGCTCTGCGGAGGAAACCACTTTGGCACGGGGAGGTAAATCCCCGCCGAAGCCAGACGATGTCGGCTCATTAATGCCCTGGTCGCCGGAGAGAAGGTCTTCATTAATGTCGGTTTCCTCACGTCCGAGCTCACCATATGACCGAGGGGGACGGCGCACATCAAGCGGCAGCGCCCGCGGCCGTGGCCCTGCAGTGACTCCTCTATCGACAATCCCTCCCCTCTACTTCGAGGAGGATTTTCGGCTGGAGAATCCTCGCACGTTTGACGTTGTCTCCGAGAAGTCAGACGTGGTGCGACCACCAAGGCCCCCGACCAAAGATGAGAAGCATGCAAACGGATCTGTTCTGGAGCCCGCCCAAACTGGCAGGAAAGCGCTTGCGACCAATGCCATTCTGCAGGAGAAGCTCTCATGGTACATGGATACCGTGGAGATCCACCTCATTTCCTCAATCTCGACGGCATCGAAGTCCTTCTTTACTGCGTTGGGCTCGCTCCGAGAGTTGCACGCAGAAGCGGCTGATTCGGTGCAACGTATCCAAGTCCTAAGAAAGGACTTGCAGAAAATAGACAAGGAAATGGCCCTGGGCGGACTCAAGATTGTCAACcttcgacggcgacgagaGAATGTGCGAATGCTGGCGGCCGCCGTGTCCCAGCTGCGAGATGTAGTGGAGTCGGTCTCCCGCTGCGAGGACCTAGTTGAGCAAGGAGAGATTGAACAAGCTGCTGACGGcctcgaggaggtcgagaagTTAATGTCTGGTGAAAAGGTGTCTGATCGGCTTGCTGAAGGAGACGTCGAGGACACTGAACTTCCACGGCGGCGTATTGATCTCCGAGGAATCAAGGCTCTAGAGGGAGCATCTGACGACCTTGACACACTGCGTCAGCGCATTGGCATAGGGTACGAATCCCGATTCttggatgatcttctgggTGATTTGCGACAACACGTCCAGCATGTGGCGTCCGACGTGACCTTGCAACGCTGGGGAGCTTCGTTTCAGCGGCAACGAGGCTTGCACCGCGCTGCAGCTTCTATTTCTCCTGCCTACATGAATTTCGATAAGGAACTGCGGTCCCGATTGCATACACATCTGAATGGGCTTGCGCGTGCGCGTTACACAACCCCGGCGGCTACCTCGTTCAAAACTGCTGtgctgcgcgagatgaagGCACTTATTCGCAAACACCTGCCTAGCTCTAGCGACGATGATACCGAATCCATGAGATCGATGGTGTCGGTATCTACACAAGGTGGTAGCCGACAACAAAGCCAGCAGGAAAAGTCCAGCATTCTTGCCCGTAACCTCCGCGCCcttgatgccgatgatgCTTATGCGATGCTGGTCGGTGTCTATTCGGGTATCAGCGAGGCCCTCAGGCGACTCAGCGTTCAAGTCAAGATCCTTCTTGATATTGCCAGCGGCCTTGGAGAGCCAACCACACCTAATATCAAGTCGCCGCCTCGAAGTCCCAACCCTCAGAGCATTGACCAAAACGTGAAGTTCCCAGGGCCTGGGTCAGCGGCTTCGGCTATGGCCCAAGATGAGATCTTGCAGGTTTTGGACATGTCAAGTCTTCTTGGCCAAGCGGTAGATATTGCCCAGTCCCAAACCATAAAGGTGTTGAAAGTTCGGTCGGAACAAACTGCCCAACTTTCGAAGGAGGAATTCCTGAGATACTTCACACTCAACCGCCTCTTTGCAGACGAATGCGAGGCAATCTCCGGGCGAAGCGGTACGGCGCTGAAGACCCTTGTGGGCAACCAGATCAAGGATTTCATCAGTCGATTTGGAGAAGGCCAACGACATCGCATTGTCAAAGTCATGGATGCAGACCGGTGGGACGCGCGAGACTTTGGAGACCCCGAAACCACCATCTTGACCCGGATCCTGGATGCAAGCACCAAAGATATCGACGCGTGGACCGGTGTTTCCAAGATCTGGCTTCCCGGCAGCGAGAACGGATCAGCACCGACTGCTGAAGCAGATGCTACAACGAACGGGTCAagcaaggagaagatccgcAGTGCTGTGATCGACGAGCAGAAGTACATACTGCCTGACTCGGCTATGGCGATCATGCGCAGCATCGAAGAGTTCGAGTATCTCATGGCGAACATCCCCAACATGATCCAGGAGATCGCCCCGCAACTACTGGAGATTCTCAAGCTTTTCAACTCGCGGTCTTCCCAGCTAATTCTCGGTGCCGGCGCCACGCGCAGCGCTGGCCTAAAGAATATCACAACGAAGCATCTCGCCTTGTCTTCGCAGGCGCTGAGCTTCGTCGTCGCTCTCGTGCCATATGTGCGCGAGTTCGTCCGTCGTCACGGGCAGGCAACCCCCATGATGGCCGAATTTGACAAGGTCAAGCGACTGTGCCAGGACCACCAGACCGGCATCCACGAGAAGTTGGTGGATATCATGAGCTCACGCTCTACAGTCCACGTCACCgccatgaagaagatcgatTGGGATTCCAGCGGCACGTCCACTGCCGTTCACCCTTACATGGAGactctggccaaggagacGGGCACCTTGCACCGTGTTTTGACTAAACACCTTCCCGACATGACCGTCGAGTTGATCATGGGACCAGTCTTCAACAGCTACCGAGAGCAATGGACCCAAGCCTTTGAGGAGGCGAACGTCGAGACGGAAGCCGGCAAAAAGAG